One genomic window of Paraburkholderia acidiphila includes the following:
- a CDS encoding NCS1 family nucleobase:cation symporter-1, with amino-acid sequence MAQFSASPGSPAVPNFESGESSESAENLRLPAGYSERLYNHDLAPLKEQTWGAYNIFAFWMSDVHSVGGYVFAGSLFALGLTSWQVLVALIVGISIVNVLCNLIARPSQRHGVPYPVACRGTFGVLGANIPAVIRGLIAVAWYGIQTYLASSALVIVVLKFVPQLMPYADVHKHGMLGLSAVGWAGFMTLWVLQALVFWNGMETIKKFIDFAGPAVYVVMFALAGYMVYRAGWHNIGLNLGGVKYHGAEVIPVMITAISLVVSYFSGPMLNFGDFSRYGKSLKSVHKGNFWGLPVNFLAFSLVTVITTSATLPVFGELITDPVETVGRIDHPTAVILGALTFTIATIGINIVANFVSPAFDFSNVAPRLISWRAGGMLAAVASIFITPWNLFNNPAVIHYTLDILGAFIGPLYGVLIVDFYLVKRGRLAVDDLYSVSPKGAYWYRNGVNWRAVSALLPAAVIAILCVMVPSLGGAANFSWFIGAALGALFYRALTMGERARAKA; translated from the coding sequence ATGGCTCAATTCAGCGCATCACCTGGCAGTCCGGCAGTGCCCAACTTCGAATCAGGCGAAAGCAGCGAGTCCGCAGAAAATCTGCGCTTGCCGGCCGGCTACAGCGAGCGGCTCTACAACCACGACCTCGCTCCGCTCAAGGAGCAGACCTGGGGCGCGTACAACATCTTCGCGTTCTGGATGTCCGACGTGCACAGCGTCGGCGGCTATGTGTTCGCGGGGAGCCTCTTCGCGCTTGGCCTCACGAGCTGGCAAGTGCTCGTAGCGCTGATCGTCGGCATCTCCATCGTCAACGTGCTCTGCAACCTGATCGCGCGGCCCAGTCAGCGTCACGGCGTGCCGTACCCGGTCGCCTGTCGCGGCACCTTCGGCGTGCTCGGCGCCAATATTCCCGCTGTGATTCGCGGTCTCATCGCCGTGGCGTGGTACGGCATCCAGACCTATCTCGCTTCGAGCGCGCTCGTGATCGTCGTGCTCAAGTTCGTGCCGCAACTCATGCCTTATGCCGATGTGCACAAGCACGGCATGCTCGGGCTTTCCGCAGTCGGCTGGGCGGGCTTCATGACGCTCTGGGTGCTTCAGGCACTCGTGTTCTGGAACGGCATGGAGACCATCAAGAAGTTCATCGATTTCGCGGGGCCGGCGGTGTATGTCGTGATGTTCGCGCTTGCGGGCTACATGGTGTATCGCGCGGGCTGGCACAACATCGGCCTGAATCTCGGTGGCGTGAAGTATCACGGCGCCGAAGTGATTCCGGTGATGATCACGGCGATCTCGCTCGTGGTGTCGTACTTCTCGGGGCCGATGCTCAATTTCGGTGACTTCTCACGCTATGGCAAGTCGCTCAAGAGCGTTCACAAGGGCAACTTCTGGGGTCTGCCGGTCAACTTCCTCGCGTTCTCGCTCGTCACGGTCATTACGACGTCGGCCACGCTCCCTGTGTTCGGAGAACTGATTACCGATCCCGTCGAAACGGTCGGCCGCATCGATCATCCCACCGCTGTGATTCTCGGCGCACTCACGTTCACGATTGCGACCATCGGCATCAACATCGTCGCGAACTTCGTTTCGCCCGCATTCGACTTTTCCAACGTCGCGCCGCGGCTCATCAGCTGGCGTGCGGGTGGCATGCTCGCCGCCGTGGCTTCGATCTTCATCACGCCGTGGAATCTCTTCAACAACCCGGCCGTGATTCACTACACGCTCGATATCCTCGGCGCCTTCATCGGTCCTTTGTACGGTGTCCTGATCGTTGACTTCTATCTTGTGAAGCGTGGACGTCTTGCCGTGGATGATCTGTACTCGGTGTCGCCGAAGGGCGCGTACTGGTATCGCAACGGCGTGAACTGGCGTGCGGTGTCGGCCTTGCTGCCGGCAGCGGTCATCGCGATTCTCTGCGTGATGGTGCCGTCGCTCGGCGGCGCCGCGAACTTCTCGTGGTTCATTGGCGCAGCGCTCGGCGCATTGTTCTATCGCGCGCTCACGATGGGCGAACGCGCTCGCGCAAAGGCATGA
- a CDS encoding aspartate/glutamate racemase family protein, which translates to MRIKLINPNTTQRMTAAMGECARAVIAPGTEVVAVSPTMGPPSIEGYYDEALATPGLLAEVEAGEREGFDGYVIACFGDPGLYAARELARGPVVGIAEAAMHAASVLAPGFSVVTTLSRTRAMAWHLAERYGMTRFCRNVRAIDVAVLELDEPGSAARRAIVDECRRALEEDGADAIVLGCAGMTSLCAQVEDALGVPVVDGVTAAVKWVEALVALRLTTAKRGDFARPLAKRYDGDFARFSPTNPAPVTETPPPVRPLRYG; encoded by the coding sequence ATGCGCATCAAATTGATCAATCCGAACACCACGCAGCGTATGACCGCCGCGATGGGGGAGTGCGCGCGCGCCGTGATCGCGCCGGGCACGGAGGTGGTGGCGGTGAGCCCGACGATGGGGCCGCCGTCGATCGAAGGCTATTACGACGAGGCGCTCGCCACACCTGGTCTGCTCGCCGAAGTGGAGGCGGGCGAGCGCGAAGGCTTCGACGGCTACGTGATCGCATGCTTTGGCGACCCGGGCCTCTACGCGGCGCGCGAGCTGGCGCGCGGGCCCGTCGTAGGCATCGCGGAAGCCGCGATGCATGCGGCGAGCGTGCTCGCGCCCGGCTTCTCGGTCGTGACGACGCTTTCGCGCACTCGCGCAATGGCCTGGCATCTTGCGGAGCGCTACGGCATGACGCGTTTTTGCCGCAACGTACGTGCAATCGATGTGGCCGTGCTCGAACTCGACGAACCGGGATCGGCCGCACGCCGTGCAATCGTCGACGAGTGCCGCCGCGCGCTCGAAGAAGACGGCGCGGACGCTATCGTGCTGGGTTGTGCGGGCATGACGAGCCTGTGCGCGCAGGTGGAAGACGCGCTGGGTGTGCCCGTGGTGGACGGTGTGACGGCCGCCGTGAAGTGGGTGGAGGCGCTCGTCGCATTGCGGCTCACGACCGCCAAGCGTGGCGACTTCGCGCGACCGCTCGCCAAGCGTTACGACGGCGATTTCGCGCGTTTCAGCCCGACCAACCCCGCGCCTGTCACTGAAACGCCGCCGCCCGTGCGCCCGCTGCGCTACGGGTAA
- the puuE gene encoding allantoinase PuuE produces MPLDPQYPRDLIGYGRHPVQANWPGQARVAVQFVLNYEEGGENCVLHGDPGSEQFLSEIVGAAAYPARHMSMESIYEYGSRAGVWRILREFEKRGLPLTVFGVGMAIERHPEVARAFVELGHEIACHGYRWIHYQDVSPAKEAEHMKLGMEAIERVTGVRPLGWYTGRDSPNTHRLVAEYGGFLYDSDYYGDDLPFWMDVDVTGGKTVPQLIVPYTLDTNDMRFASPQGFNTADHFFTYLRDAFDVLYEEGDEAPKMLSIGMHCRLLGRPGRFRALQRFLDHIEKHERVWVTRRVDIARHWREHHPYQPQQNDHRGAAA; encoded by the coding sequence ATGCCACTCGATCCCCAATATCCCCGCGATCTGATCGGTTATGGCCGGCATCCGGTGCAGGCCAACTGGCCCGGCCAGGCGCGCGTCGCGGTGCAGTTCGTGCTCAACTACGAAGAGGGCGGCGAAAACTGCGTGCTGCACGGCGACCCCGGCTCCGAGCAGTTCCTCTCCGAAATCGTCGGCGCCGCGGCGTATCCCGCGCGCCACATGAGCATGGAGTCGATCTACGAATATGGCTCGCGCGCGGGCGTGTGGCGCATCCTGCGCGAATTCGAAAAGCGCGGTCTGCCGCTTACCGTGTTCGGTGTGGGCATGGCGATCGAGCGTCATCCCGAAGTCGCGCGCGCGTTTGTCGAGTTGGGCCACGAGATCGCTTGCCACGGCTACCGCTGGATTCACTACCAGGACGTCTCGCCCGCGAAGGAAGCCGAGCACATGAAGCTCGGCATGGAAGCGATCGAGCGCGTGACGGGCGTGCGCCCGCTCGGCTGGTACACGGGCCGCGACAGCCCGAACACGCATCGCCTCGTCGCCGAGTATGGCGGCTTCCTCTACGACTCCGATTATTACGGCGACGACCTGCCGTTCTGGATGGACGTGGATGTCACGGGCGGCAAGACGGTGCCGCAACTGATCGTGCCTTATACGCTCGACACGAACGACATGCGCTTCGCGTCGCCCCAGGGCTTCAACACGGCGGACCACTTCTTCACCTACTTGCGCGACGCGTTCGACGTGCTCTACGAAGAAGGCGACGAAGCGCCGAAGATGCTCTCGATCGGCATGCATTGCCGGCTGCTCGGACGCCCAGGGCGTTTTCGCGCGCTGCAGCGCTTTCTCGATCACATCGAAAAACATGAGCGCGTGTGGGTCACGCGCCGCGTGGACATCGCGCGCCACTGGCGCGAGCATCATCCCTATCAACCGCAACAGAACGACCACCGCGGGGCCGCCGCATGA
- the uraD gene encoding 2-oxo-4-hydroxy-4-carboxy-5-ureidoimidazoline decarboxylase, translating into MKAMHYTLEQLNQASADAFVAALSGIFEHSPWVAEAAAQQRPFASVDALHRTMSQAVETSGEVKQLALINAHPELAGKAAVRGELTAESTREQSGAGLNQCTQEELDKLLALNGAYREKFGFPFILAVRGYDRHGIIANFEARVNNSRADEMRASLDQIYRIARFRLDELIDA; encoded by the coding sequence ATGAAGGCAATGCACTACACCCTCGAACAGCTGAATCAAGCCTCGGCCGACGCCTTCGTGGCGGCGCTTTCGGGTATCTTCGAGCACTCGCCCTGGGTGGCCGAGGCGGCCGCGCAGCAGCGCCCGTTCGCAAGCGTCGACGCGTTGCATCGCACCATGTCGCAGGCCGTGGAAACCTCAGGCGAGGTCAAGCAGCTTGCGCTGATCAACGCCCACCCGGAGCTTGCGGGCAAGGCTGCCGTGCGCGGCGAGCTGACCGCCGAATCCACGCGCGAGCAAAGCGGCGCGGGCCTGAATCAGTGCACGCAGGAAGAGCTCGACAAGCTCCTCGCACTCAATGGCGCGTATCGCGAGAAGTTCGGATTCCCATTCATTCTTGCCGTGCGTGGCTACGACCGGCACGGCATCATCGCGAACTTCGAAGCGCGCGTGAACAACAGCCGCGCTGACGAAATGCGCGCGAGCCTCGACCAGATTTACCGCATTGCGCGCTTCAGGCTGGATGAGCTGATCGACGCGTAA
- the alc gene encoding allantoicase, with protein sequence MALPTLDPNAPDFTRRFVNLADPRLGAQALEASDDFFAPKDRMLNPEAAVFIPGKYDEHGKWMDGWETRRKRTTGYDWCIVKLARPGVIKGLDIDTSHFTGNYPPAASVEGAYVVDGAPTATTQWTEIVPSTSLNGNSHHYVEVSSDKPYTHLRVNIYPDGGIARLRVYGQPQVDWAGASRTELFDLAAMENGAYLVGANNQHFGMASTLLMPGRGVNMGDGWETRRRREPGNDWAIIALAQPGIIKKIEVDTAHFKGNYPDRCSFQAARVVGGTDSSLVTQAMFWPVLLGEQKLQMDKQHYFESELAALGPVTHVRFNIFPDGGVSRVRLWGTLA encoded by the coding sequence ATGGCACTCCCGACTCTCGACCCCAACGCTCCTGATTTCACGCGCCGCTTTGTGAATCTCGCGGACCCGCGGCTGGGCGCGCAGGCGCTCGAGGCGAGCGACGACTTCTTCGCGCCGAAGGATCGCATGCTCAATCCGGAGGCTGCCGTCTTCATTCCCGGCAAGTACGACGAACACGGCAAGTGGATGGACGGCTGGGAAACGCGCCGCAAGCGCACGACCGGCTACGACTGGTGCATCGTGAAGCTCGCGCGCCCCGGTGTCATCAAGGGCCTCGATATCGATACGAGCCACTTCACCGGCAACTATCCGCCGGCGGCGTCTGTCGAAGGCGCGTATGTGGTGGATGGCGCACCCACCGCCACGACGCAATGGACGGAAATCGTTCCCTCGACCTCGTTGAACGGCAATAGCCACCACTACGTTGAAGTGTCGAGCGACAAGCCGTACACGCACCTGCGCGTGAATATCTATCCCGATGGCGGCATCGCGCGTCTGCGCGTGTATGGCCAGCCGCAGGTGGACTGGGCGGGTGCGAGCCGTACCGAACTGTTCGACCTGGCCGCGATGGAAAACGGCGCGTATCTCGTTGGCGCGAACAACCAGCACTTCGGCATGGCCTCCACGCTGCTCATGCCGGGCCGTGGAGTGAACATGGGCGACGGCTGGGAAACGCGCCGCCGCCGCGAACCGGGCAACGACTGGGCGATCATCGCGCTCGCGCAGCCTGGCATCATCAAGAAGATCGAAGTCGATACGGCGCACTTCAAGGGCAACTATCCCGACCGTTGCTCGTTCCAGGCCGCGCGCGTGGTCGGCGGCACGGACAGCTCGCTCGTGACCCAGGCCATGTTCTGGCCGGTATTGCTCGGCGAGCAAAAGCTGCAAATGGACAAGCAGCACTACTTCGAAAGCGAGCTTGCCGCGCTGGGCCCGGTTACGCACGTGCGCTTCAATATCTTCCCCGATGGCGGCGTTTCCCGCGTGCGCCTGTGGGGCACGCTCGCGTGA
- a CDS encoding ureidoglycolate lyase, whose amino-acid sequence MSETRTTLTIEPLTHEAFAPFGDVIELAGAKQIPINLGTTIRYHDLAKVDVTDEGGRTLVNLFRGQPRELPFEVKMLERHPLGSQAFVPLNDKPYLVVVAPAGDLDVTQIRAFVSRGWQGVNYAKGVWHHPLIALDEVSDFIVVDRGGEGLNLNEQDLPESLWLTQEAMTAALR is encoded by the coding sequence ATGAGTGAAACAAGGACGACGCTGACCATCGAGCCGCTCACGCACGAGGCGTTCGCGCCGTTCGGCGACGTGATCGAGCTTGCCGGTGCCAAACAGATACCGATTAATCTCGGTACCACGATCCGCTACCACGACCTCGCGAAAGTGGATGTGACCGACGAAGGCGGCCGCACGCTCGTGAATCTGTTTCGCGGGCAGCCCCGCGAGCTGCCGTTCGAAGTGAAGATGCTCGAACGGCATCCGCTGGGCAGCCAGGCTTTCGTGCCGCTCAACGACAAGCCGTATCTCGTGGTGGTCGCCCCGGCTGGCGATCTGGACGTCACGCAGATTCGCGCTTTCGTATCACGCGGTTGGCAGGGTGTGAATTATGCGAAGGGCGTCTGGCATCATCCGCTCATCGCGTTGGACGAGGTGAGCGATTTCATCGTTGTCGATCGTGGCGGCGAAGGGCTCAATCTCAACGAGCAGGATTTGCCCGAGTCGCTCTGGTTGACCCAGGAAGCGATGACTGCGGCACTACGCTAA